A stretch of Lentisphaera araneosa HTCC2155 DNA encodes these proteins:
- a CDS encoding RNA polymerase sigma factor, whose product MKEDLTRITLIQKLQTDYNEDSWDEFINLYRGYVFVIIKRMNFSEEDCHDIMQTTFLKVWKNVEKFEHGGYNGQFRRWLATIARNTALRFIQKQKSESTKQNLFKITKQEVDLEAYTQPEIEALADKEWELYLSNTAWHNIKDDLNTNLQEVFNMSLEGLPLSQIAETLDLPKNTVSVYKRRVLNTLKKEIKRLEKKFS is encoded by the coding sequence ATGAAAGAAGATCTGACGAGAATTACTCTCATTCAAAAATTACAGACCGACTATAACGAAGATTCATGGGATGAGTTTATAAATTTATATCGTGGCTATGTTTTTGTCATTATTAAGCGAATGAACTTTAGTGAAGAAGATTGCCACGACATTATGCAAACGACTTTTCTAAAGGTCTGGAAAAATGTCGAAAAGTTTGAGCATGGTGGTTACAATGGCCAATTTAGAAGATGGCTCGCTACAATTGCTCGCAATACCGCATTGCGTTTTATCCAAAAACAAAAAAGTGAGTCCACAAAACAAAACCTCTTTAAAATCACAAAACAAGAAGTTGATCTCGAGGCTTATACTCAGCCAGAAATCGAAGCTCTAGCCGACAAAGAGTGGGAGCTCTACCTATCCAACACTGCTTGGCATAATATTAAAGATGATTTAAATACTAATCTGCAAGAGGTTTTTAATATGTCATTAGAGGGCCTCCCGCTCTCGCAAATTGCCGAAACTTTAGACTTACCGAAAAACACTGTGTCGGTCTACAAGCGCCGCGTGCTCAATACACTGAAAAAAGAAATTAAACGATTAGAAAAGAAATTTTCTTAG
- a CDS encoding sulfatase-like hydrolase/transferase produces MKATYIIFILISLNAICASRPNLIVIMADDLGYNDVGFNGCTEIPTPGIDSIAQNGVKFTNGYTSYSVCGPSRAGFITGRYQQRFGFERNPQWNLTDPNSALPKSEMTIAESLTQVGYHCGIIGKWHLGAEPSLRPNKRGFDEFFGHLGGGHRFMPEDLVIQHTEEVKNELDSYRSWITRNDTPVKTTKYLTEEFSDEAVSFIKRNHQKPFFLFLSYNAPHLPLQATEKYLARFPHIKDPKRKTYAAMVSAVDDGVSQVMQSLKETNIADNTIVFFLSDNGGPSHKNKSDNFPLKGQKSDVWEGGFRVPFAMQYPAAIQAKQVYDHPVSSLDIFATIASLAQSPTHADKPLDGVNLIPFITGEKTQAPHAQIFIRKFDQSRYVVRQGDFKLVIPYKDAPPQLYNLSKDIGEENNIAAVHPERVKELEKVRKQWDSELMDPIFLGLLHTEAWQKKAARKKSSTQKK; encoded by the coding sequence ATGAAAGCCACCTACATAATATTTATTCTCATATCACTCAACGCCATCTGCGCTAGCCGTCCCAACCTCATCGTCATTATGGCCGATGACTTAGGCTACAATGACGTCGGCTTTAATGGTTGCACCGAAATACCGACTCCAGGTATAGATTCCATAGCACAAAATGGCGTCAAGTTTACTAATGGCTACACCTCTTATTCCGTATGTGGCCCAAGCCGCGCCGGTTTTATCACTGGGCGATATCAACAGCGCTTTGGCTTTGAACGAAACCCCCAATGGAATCTCACAGACCCAAATTCTGCTCTACCAAAAAGTGAAATGACCATAGCTGAATCACTCACTCAAGTAGGTTATCACTGTGGCATTATTGGGAAATGGCATTTAGGAGCAGAGCCTAGTTTACGCCCTAACAAGCGTGGCTTTGATGAATTTTTTGGCCATCTAGGGGGTGGTCATCGCTTCATGCCAGAAGATTTAGTTATTCAACATACTGAAGAAGTGAAAAATGAATTAGATTCCTACAGAAGCTGGATTACGCGTAATGATACTCCAGTGAAAACGACGAAATACCTCACCGAAGAATTTAGTGATGAAGCCGTGAGCTTTATCAAAAGAAATCACCAAAAACCCTTTTTTCTTTTTCTTTCTTATAACGCCCCCCACTTACCCCTCCAGGCTACTGAAAAGTATCTCGCCAGATTCCCTCATATCAAGGATCCAAAACGCAAGACTTACGCCGCCATGGTGAGTGCTGTTGATGATGGCGTAAGTCAAGTGATGCAAAGCCTAAAAGAGACGAATATCGCAGATAATACCATCGTTTTCTTTCTTTCTGATAATGGTGGCCCATCACACAAAAATAAGTCCGATAACTTCCCCCTAAAAGGACAAAAATCTGATGTTTGGGAAGGTGGCTTCCGAGTTCCATTTGCCATGCAATACCCTGCCGCCATACAAGCCAAACAAGTTTATGATCACCCCGTAAGTTCGTTAGATATTTTTGCGACCATCGCAAGTTTAGCTCAATCTCCTACTCATGCGGACAAACCTTTAGATGGCGTCAACTTAATCCCCTTTATTACGGGAGAAAAAACTCAGGCTCCTCACGCACAAATTTTCATTCGCAAATTCGATCAATCTCGTTACGTCGTTCGCCAAGGTGATTTCAAGCTCGTCATTCCCTATAAAGATGCCCCACCACAGCTCTATAATTTATCAAAAGATATTGGTGAAGAAAATAACATCGCCGCAGTGCACCCTGAAAGAGTCAAAGAACTTGAGAAAGTTCGTAAACAATGGGACAGTGAATTAATGGACCCTATTTTCTTGGGACTCCTGCATACGGAGGCTTGGCAAAAAAAGGCTGCTCGAAAGAAAAGCAGTACTCAAAAAAAGTAA
- a CDS encoding serine/threonine protein kinase — protein sequence MNQSSSNKQALPEACFDSSDRILSLLDMEESDEAISEELSDQPYIIKEKIASGGLKNIYRAFNQQSARDVAYAVLLEDKESTENFRRFKREAKMSALLEHANIIPVYDVRVGDKPYFTMKLVLGKNLSELIFTDQVELSLNESLRIFIKICDAVSYAHSRGIIHLDLKPDNIKIDAHKEVLLHDWGLAKRVFIPDGDHNDLAIDEVDSTDQILGTPSYMAPEQFRPHDKLTDERTDIYSLGGILYSLLSRKTPFPRNDINFERRASAPSEVSSTNAIPASLDAVCLKAMEHDPEKRYQSAAELADEVQRYLDGFATNAENAGLGTLIKLIFRRHKKACVAISFTVTLVVLIVAGFINKLQESKAATLVAFQEAQKSQKEAVEALIKAEQNFKLYETEREERLTISELASKNIINTPLTFDKWQSKRYKEKLDFALKATPMNLNVHKKLLVLHIYNEELFKAIEIYDKHVSNTNFIKTAAPILKKYAKVKAPKSALPIAEFTSMLHELNKVGHRWLANGMMRTRMSYSKSSEGRIYLINDVLKSCNPMQTNWDFQYKTNDGQIFTSIDLSDHHNVGALTAFSGSFIGELNLSGTGTFHASTLGSTYVKELIITGKKIQNPKELQKVPGLEIVILRQGQITPAVMEQIPRIQFSFVD from the coding sequence TTGAATCAAAGTTCAAGCAATAAGCAAGCATTGCCAGAAGCTTGTTTTGATTCAAGTGACCGGATTTTATCACTCTTGGATATGGAAGAAAGTGACGAAGCCATTAGTGAAGAATTATCTGATCAGCCATACATAATTAAAGAAAAAATCGCTTCTGGGGGGCTCAAAAATATCTACCGAGCCTTTAATCAGCAGAGTGCTCGTGACGTGGCCTATGCCGTTTTGCTTGAGGATAAAGAATCGACAGAAAACTTTAGACGATTTAAGCGAGAAGCCAAAATGAGTGCCTTATTGGAGCACGCGAACATCATACCCGTTTATGATGTGCGTGTCGGTGATAAGCCTTATTTTACCATGAAGCTGGTCTTAGGGAAAAATTTGAGTGAATTGATTTTCACGGATCAGGTCGAACTCAGTTTAAATGAATCGCTGCGAATTTTTATTAAGATATGTGATGCGGTTTCATACGCGCATTCTCGGGGAATCATTCATTTGGATTTAAAACCTGATAATATAAAGATCGATGCCCATAAAGAAGTTCTGCTCCATGATTGGGGCTTAGCGAAACGCGTATTTATTCCAGATGGTGACCACAATGATTTGGCCATAGATGAAGTGGATTCAACAGATCAAATTTTAGGTACGCCATCGTACATGGCTCCAGAACAGTTTCGTCCTCATGATAAGCTCACTGACGAAAGAACCGATATTTATTCACTAGGGGGTATTCTCTACAGTTTATTAAGTCGTAAAACCCCCTTCCCACGCAATGACATCAACTTTGAGCGCAGAGCTTCCGCACCCTCAGAAGTCAGTTCGACAAATGCCATTCCAGCTAGTCTAGATGCCGTTTGTTTGAAAGCGATGGAACACGACCCAGAAAAGCGTTATCAATCAGCTGCGGAACTGGCAGATGAAGTCCAACGTTACCTAGATGGTTTTGCGACTAACGCAGAAAACGCAGGATTGGGAACCTTAATAAAACTCATTTTTAGGCGCCATAAGAAAGCCTGTGTGGCGATATCTTTCACAGTTACTTTGGTCGTGCTCATAGTTGCGGGTTTTATTAATAAATTACAAGAATCAAAAGCGGCGACTCTAGTGGCTTTCCAGGAGGCGCAAAAATCTCAGAAAGAAGCTGTAGAGGCGCTTATAAAAGCCGAGCAAAATTTCAAACTCTATGAGACAGAACGAGAAGAGCGCTTAACAATTTCTGAGTTGGCATCGAAGAATATTATTAATACGCCACTGACTTTTGATAAATGGCAATCTAAACGCTACAAGGAAAAATTAGATTTTGCCTTAAAAGCCACTCCGATGAATTTGAATGTGCATAAAAAACTTTTGGTGCTGCACATTTATAACGAAGAATTATTCAAGGCAATCGAGATCTATGATAAGCATGTTTCGAATACCAACTTCATAAAAACTGCGGCACCAATTTTAAAAAAATACGCAAAAGTGAAGGCACCCAAATCAGCGCTGCCCATTGCGGAATTCACAAGTATGCTTCACGAATTAAATAAAGTAGGACACCGGTGGCTGGCAAACGGCATGATGAGAACGAGAATGAGCTATTCCAAGTCATCGGAAGGACGAATTTACTTAATTAATGACGTTTTGAAGTCTTGTAATCCGATGCAAACAAATTGGGACTTTCAGTATAAGACTAACGATGGGCAGATTTTCACTTCGATAGATTTAAGTGATCATCATAATGTGGGAGCATTAACAGCATTTTCGGGCTCATTTATCGGTGAATTAAATCTTAGTGGTACAGGTACTTTTCATGCAAGTACACTTGGTTCGACTTATGTTAAAGAACTTATTATTACCGGGAAGAAAATCCAAAATCCGAAAGAACTTCAAAAAGTTCCTGGCCTCGAAATCGTGATCTTAAGGCAAGGGCAAATAACGCCTGCAGTCATGGAGCAGATACCGAGAATTCAATTTAGTTTTGTCGATTAG
- a CDS encoding ISNCY-like element ISLar6 family transposase, with protein MNDTLFSEYFIGELQQTAGILSGPLKIAGEIILLPEFEGIRKAIESDQFQLSMDRAATKNREFKNGNTKKHPPAELVVALFIARHFYNNCYGERGYSMLCENSSLHQFIGRLGIGKFPSRNTIHEQISALSEHTLTLFHQAILNCVKACDLDDFSAVIIDSTAIKADSSWPVDSALLKNLSCKVMKNIQKVHDKLPCLERRGIPLKRLQNYCDDMSKLDFVISMFKGKKGAKKMRYKSYTQELLPRCRKFITRLKKVLPKIKQHCSSIKSSMLDEDFSRFIDKVLMVEHRFKMAPEDYDAKTARKIYSMSDDDAAFIKKGGRETVFGYRPNFAFSANGFLTSFILESGNTSDSKVFADCLVENKKMTGESAMMVSVDDGYSSATNLDYAIEQGVELVSISGSKGKKLLGEEIYESENYQLARNIRSISEAGISKMKNYHNLERFTVCGLKRVRQETLISTIGFNLERLYQLLSQIELQVAA; from the coding sequence ATGAACGATACTCTTTTTTCCGAATATTTCATCGGGGAACTACAACAAACGGCAGGAATTTTAAGCGGTCCGCTGAAGATTGCGGGGGAAATCATACTTCTTCCTGAATTTGAAGGGATCCGAAAAGCGATTGAGAGTGATCAATTCCAGTTGAGTATGGATAGGGCCGCTACTAAAAATCGCGAATTTAAAAATGGCAATACCAAAAAGCATCCACCAGCGGAATTAGTGGTTGCCTTGTTCATAGCCCGTCACTTTTATAATAATTGTTACGGGGAACGCGGCTATAGCATGTTATGTGAGAACAGTTCATTACATCAATTTATCGGGCGCCTAGGCATCGGGAAGTTCCCTTCACGCAATACGATTCATGAACAGATTTCTGCACTTTCTGAACATACCCTTACACTTTTTCATCAAGCTATTTTGAACTGTGTCAAAGCATGTGACTTAGATGATTTCTCAGCAGTAATCATTGATTCCACAGCCATCAAAGCCGATTCGTCCTGGCCGGTTGATAGTGCATTACTGAAGAACCTTAGTTGTAAAGTTATGAAAAATATTCAGAAAGTACATGATAAGCTCCCTTGCCTTGAACGTAGAGGAATCCCTCTCAAACGTCTACAGAATTACTGTGATGATATGAGTAAATTGGATTTTGTGATTTCGATGTTTAAAGGGAAGAAAGGAGCCAAGAAAATGAGGTATAAGTCTTATACACAAGAACTTTTGCCGAGGTGTCGAAAATTTATAACACGCCTGAAAAAGGTTCTACCTAAAATCAAACAGCACTGTAGCAGTATAAAGTCCTCGATGCTTGATGAAGATTTTTCTCGCTTTATTGATAAAGTTTTGATGGTTGAGCACCGCTTTAAGATGGCTCCTGAGGACTACGATGCCAAGACGGCAAGAAAAATTTACAGTATGAGTGATGACGACGCTGCCTTTATCAAAAAAGGCGGTCGTGAAACAGTTTTTGGTTATCGTCCAAACTTTGCTTTTAGTGCCAATGGTTTTCTGACTTCTTTCATTTTGGAATCTGGAAATACCAGTGACAGTAAAGTCTTTGCAGATTGCCTTGTGGAAAATAAAAAAATGACTGGAGAATCCGCTATGATGGTCAGTGTTGATGATGGATATAGCTCTGCAACGAATTTGGATTACGCCATAGAACAGGGAGTGGAATTAGTCAGTATCAGCGGTTCAAAGGGCAAGAAGCTTCTGGGAGAAGAAATTTATGAAAGTGAAAACTATCAGCTGGCGAGAAACATCCGCTCAATCTCTGAAGCGGGGATTTCAAAGATGAAGAACTATCACAATCTTGAGAGGTTTACCGTTTGTGGCTTAAAGAGAGTTCGACAGGAAACGCTCATAAGCACTATAGGGTTCAACTTGGAGAGACTCTACCAGTTATTATCTCAAATCGAACTTCAAGTTGCTGCGTAG